A portion of the Mycobacterium paraseoulense genome contains these proteins:
- a CDS encoding SGNH/GDSL hydrolase family protein, with product MCGAIGTGYSRYVAIGDSQTEGLWDGDDVVGLLGFADRLAALLDSLYPGLHYANLAIRGKLVAHVLREQVPQALAMRPDLITVCVGMNDVIQPGRSFGRALVDLDEIHAALAGSGATVVTTTFPNVAQFLPLGRLVSGRLARVNDAIRAAADHYGFRLVDLYNAPSMRELDTWAIDRVHASAKGHMLFAAAAAEALNLPGSNHDWAHPSSEARRRSLSGGAYEQLRWTQDSFFPWIWRRLRGMSSADGREPKRPQLERLSTPSRPADANRRV from the coding sequence GTGTGCGGGGCTATTGGGACCGGATACAGCCGATACGTCGCCATCGGGGACAGCCAGACCGAGGGCCTATGGGACGGTGACGACGTCGTCGGCCTCCTGGGCTTCGCCGACCGGCTCGCGGCGCTGCTCGACTCGCTCTATCCCGGGTTGCACTACGCCAACCTGGCGATCCGCGGCAAGCTGGTGGCCCACGTGCTGCGCGAGCAGGTCCCGCAGGCGCTGGCCATGCGGCCAGACCTGATCACCGTGTGCGTCGGGATGAACGACGTCATCCAGCCGGGGCGATCCTTCGGCCGCGCCCTGGTCGACCTCGACGAGATCCACGCCGCACTGGCCGGATCGGGGGCGACGGTGGTGACGACGACGTTCCCCAACGTCGCGCAGTTCCTCCCGCTCGGCCGCCTCGTGTCCGGGCGCCTCGCCCGCGTCAACGATGCGATCCGAGCCGCCGCCGATCACTACGGCTTCCGGCTGGTCGACCTGTACAACGCGCCGTCGATGCGCGAGTTGGACACCTGGGCCATCGACCGTGTGCACGCGTCGGCCAAAGGGCACATGCTGTTCGCCGCCGCGGCCGCCGAGGCCCTGAATCTGCCTGGCAGCAACCATGATTGGGCCCACCCTAGCTCCGAGGCCAGGCGGCGGTCACTGAGCGGCGGCGCCTACGAACAGTTGCGCTGGACGCAGGACAGTTTCTTCCCGTGGATCTGGCGCCGGCTGCGCGGCATGTCGTCGGCCGACGGGCGGGAACCCAAACGTCCGCAGCTGGAACGCCTCAGCACGCCGAGCAGACCGGCGGACGCGAACCGGAGGGTTTAG